A stretch of the Desulfovibrio sp. X2 genome encodes the following:
- a CDS encoding tetratricopeptide repeat protein — protein MNRSKGIFSSIEADESGGEARKVYWTVRELADGDFRVQPLSRNFVPAGPSRVVKRAAFLAGFEAEPEFYVESVAHKRQEADDILGLGSYDDPRALPLAGVDLAAAQRINEENVRASFDAALMLLEAGHEAKARAVFERILNLSAPFDPEHKHLFNALGIRLRKAGLYDLALRCYERAADLAPDDDHLLFNMGRALYEKGEPAMARARLEKSLLLNPDLSASRRFVRFIAARAARAAARARVYRRPSRD, from the coding sequence GTGAACCGCAGCAAGGGCATATTCTCCAGCATCGAAGCGGACGAGTCCGGCGGCGAGGCGCGCAAGGTCTACTGGACCGTGCGCGAGCTCGCGGACGGCGACTTCAGGGTGCAGCCCCTGTCGCGCAACTTCGTGCCCGCGGGCCCCTCCCGCGTGGTGAAGCGCGCGGCCTTCCTCGCGGGCTTCGAGGCCGAGCCCGAGTTCTACGTGGAGAGCGTGGCCCACAAGCGCCAGGAGGCCGACGACATCCTGGGGCTCGGCAGCTACGACGATCCCCGCGCCCTGCCCCTGGCCGGAGTGGACCTGGCCGCGGCGCAGCGCATCAACGAGGAGAACGTGCGCGCCAGCTTCGACGCCGCGCTCATGCTGCTCGAGGCCGGGCACGAGGCCAAGGCCCGGGCCGTGTTCGAGCGCATCCTGAACCTCTCCGCGCCCTTCGACCCGGAGCACAAGCACCTCTTCAACGCCCTGGGCATCCGGCTGCGCAAGGCCGGGCTCTACGACCTGGCGCTGCGCTGCTACGAGCGCGCGGCGGATCTGGCCCCGGACGACGACCACCTGCTCTTCAACATGGGCCGCGCCCTCTACGAGAAGGGCGAGCCCGCCATGGCCCGCGCCCGGCTCGAGAAGTCGCTGCTCCTGAACCCGGATCTCTCCGCCTCCCGGCGCTTCGTGCGCTTCATCGCGGCCCGGGCCGCCCGGGCCGCCGCCAGGGCGCGCGTCTACCGCAGGCCGTCACGGGACTGA
- a CDS encoding DUF3309 family protein, with product MSVGTILLIILILMLLGVVPAWPYSRRWGYGPSGILGTILVVLLILILLGKI from the coding sequence ATGTCGGTAGGCACAATTTTGCTGATCATTCTCATTCTCATGCTTCTCGGAGTGGTCCCCGCCTGGCCGTACAGCCGGAGGTGGGGCTATGGGCCGAGCGGCATCCTGGGCACGATCCTCGTCGTGCTTCTGATCCTGATCCTGCTGGGCAAGATATAG
- a CDS encoding HAD family hydrolase, which yields MNVDCPDSRLHALILDFDGTLAELCLDFDEMKRRLGALAESYLDAAPAPGARPALEWLDELTGRIAEAEGRDTALEFNSRARFLIMDMELAAARQGRLFPFTRPALAELRAAGLGLAVITRNCSPAVNIVFPDIRDFVDVFLAREDVARTKPDPLHARTALAALDVAPGCALMVGDHPLDMATAHAAGMHAAGVASGRVDEAGLLAAGADLTAPDLPGLLALLRCRNLF from the coding sequence ATGAACGTGGACTGCCCCGACTCCCGGCTGCATGCCCTGATCCTCGACTTCGACGGCACCCTGGCCGAGCTGTGCCTGGACTTTGACGAGATGAAGCGCCGCCTGGGCGCCCTGGCCGAGTCCTACCTCGACGCCGCGCCCGCGCCCGGCGCCAGGCCCGCGCTCGAATGGCTCGACGAGCTGACCGGACGCATCGCCGAGGCCGAGGGCCGCGACACCGCGCTCGAGTTCAACTCCCGCGCCCGCTTCCTGATCATGGACATGGAGCTGGCCGCGGCCAGGCAGGGCCGCCTCTTCCCCTTCACCCGGCCCGCCCTCGCCGAGCTGCGCGCGGCAGGGCTCGGGCTCGCGGTCATCACCCGCAACTGCTCGCCCGCGGTGAACATCGTCTTCCCGGACATCCGCGACTTCGTGGACGTCTTCCTGGCGCGCGAGGACGTGGCCCGGACCAAGCCGGACCCCCTCCACGCCCGCACGGCCCTGGCGGCCCTCGACGTCGCGCCCGGCTGCGCCCTCATGGTCGGCGACCACCCCCTGGACATGGCCACGGCCCACGCCGCTGGCATGCACGCCGCTGGCGTGGCCTCCGGCCGGGTGGACGAGGCCGGGCTCCTGGCCGCGGGCGCCGACCTGACCGCCCCGGACCTGCCCGGACTGCTCGCGCTGCTGCGCTGCCGCAACCTCTTCTAG
- a CDS encoding acyl-CoA dehydratase activase, with protein sequence MFAGSTFLGIDAGSVSVKCAVIDADGNISLSLYRRHGGRPLETAREILAGLDPEALRLPAACTGSSGKTLSRLLGVPYVNELAALGRACAALAPDAACVIEMGGEDAKFVLLDQGRVADFALNSVCAAGTGSFLDQQAERMGLSIEDFAALSLESEHPPHIASRCSVFAKSDMIHLQQIATPLADIAAGLCFAVARNVKGSVVRGRPVPLPALFVGGVALNAGVARAMREVFGLPVTVPENATLFPAAGAALRAAETGEARPLDAAGLTASRGRAERPQAGLTPLRTPGDRFTERHVRPEDPVEDPVPGEPLYLGIDIGSISTNLAVVGKSGRVVAKRYLRTASKPIEAVRRGLAEIADELSARGVSLDVAGVGTTGSGRYMIADFVGADIVKNEITAQARGAAAFVPDVDTIFEIGGQDSKYISLRDGTIVDFEMNKACAAGTGSFLEEQAEKLGIAIKGEFADMALSAASPRRLGERCTVFMENSLQQALAGGGERGDLLAGLAYSIVENYLGRVVLGRAVGENVLFQGGTAFNKAVVAAFEKRLGRPVVVPPHHDVTGAIGMALIARDHMQARKNPESSTFKGWDLARIPYSLMSFQCAECDNRCEINRVTLEGRPEKLFYGGRCEKYDIRRKPGKGEDLFQFRDHALRAAHEERARAHAASGRAAPRGKIGLPMVFFLHERLPFLSAVLWELGYEPVLSPATSRRVVAGGVEAALADTCFPVKAALGHVRALADAGLARLFIPSFVDLAEPGGSRDEIEGAAQACPLTQSFPYQARASFADLDIVAPTLSFPLGDKALAGEIAESLGVSEAEALRAVRAGHAAQAEFSRRIQDKGRSVLANLTGRALVLVGRPYNAFDAGMNLGIPSKLASLEETAIPMDFLPLDPDAPEHARMSGQRGDPMPEMYWRSGRRILAAARLLKKDPRLFPVYIGNFSCGPDSFILHFFADAMRPDASGNGDSPQAKPWLHVEIDEHSADAGAVTRLEAFLDSIGGTIAASAPTAHSPGARTASEVRGHAPRAGRGSWITRRRGAVGRTVLVPPMCDHSRALAAAFRHCGLEARVMDDADADSLALAYRHLSGKECYPCAVTTAHMLKAAQAPDFDPAHTAFFMPGGSGPCRFGLYNVLQRRVLDAAGLEAAALFSPVQGRRLYHELGIVGRRFSRRAWEGIVAFDLLTKCLHQYRPGEAEPGSADALYEKFAARLEHGLSNGGCDLPVLAREAAEAFQALPRDDSPRPLVGVVGEIFVRSSRFSNEDLVRRIEALGGRAWLAPMDEWILYVGFIARRRAKLDRDLRGLLKLWLEQRTQARIAHAQEHAAAPHLPTVPEPDTERVLEFAAPYLRDTFEGEAVLTVGKSVDMIKRGARGIVNAIPFGCMPGTVAQAMLRRVSEEHGVPAITLPFDGTPQPASALALETFMEQCRRV encoded by the coding sequence ATGTTCGCGGGCAGCACGTTCCTCGGTATCGACGCAGGCTCGGTGAGCGTGAAATGCGCAGTCATCGACGCCGACGGCAACATCTCCCTCTCCCTCTACCGCCGCCACGGCGGCCGCCCCCTGGAAACGGCGCGCGAGATCCTCGCCGGACTCGATCCCGAGGCGCTGCGCCTGCCCGCGGCCTGCACCGGCTCCTCGGGCAAGACCCTCTCGCGCCTCCTGGGCGTGCCCTACGTCAACGAGCTGGCCGCGCTCGGCCGGGCCTGCGCCGCCCTCGCCCCGGACGCCGCCTGCGTCATCGAGATGGGCGGCGAGGACGCCAAGTTCGTCCTCCTCGACCAGGGCCGCGTGGCCGACTTCGCGCTGAACTCGGTCTGCGCCGCGGGCACGGGCTCCTTCCTCGACCAGCAGGCCGAGCGCATGGGCCTGTCCATCGAGGACTTCGCCGCGCTCTCGCTCGAGAGCGAGCACCCGCCGCACATCGCCAGCCGCTGCTCGGTCTTCGCCAAGTCGGACATGATCCACCTGCAGCAGATCGCCACGCCGCTCGCCGACATCGCGGCCGGGCTCTGCTTCGCCGTGGCCAGGAACGTCAAGGGCTCCGTGGTGCGCGGCCGCCCCGTGCCCCTGCCCGCGCTCTTCGTGGGCGGCGTGGCGCTGAACGCGGGCGTGGCCCGGGCCATGCGCGAGGTCTTCGGCCTGCCGGTCACGGTGCCGGAGAACGCCACCCTCTTTCCGGCCGCGGGCGCGGCCCTGCGCGCCGCCGAGACCGGCGAGGCCAGACCGCTGGACGCGGCCGGGCTCACCGCCTCGCGCGGCCGGGCGGAGCGGCCCCAGGCGGGACTCACGCCCCTGCGCACCCCGGGCGACCGCTTCACCGAGCGCCACGTGCGGCCCGAGGACCCGGTGGAGGACCCCGTGCCCGGCGAGCCGCTCTACCTCGGCATCGACATCGGCTCCATCTCCACCAACCTGGCCGTGGTCGGCAAAAGCGGCCGCGTGGTGGCCAAGCGCTACCTGCGCACCGCCTCCAAGCCCATCGAGGCCGTGCGCCGGGGGCTGGCCGAGATCGCGGACGAACTCTCGGCGCGCGGCGTCTCCCTGGACGTCGCGGGCGTGGGCACCACGGGCTCGGGCCGCTACATGATCGCGGACTTCGTGGGCGCGGACATCGTCAAGAACGAGATCACGGCCCAGGCGCGCGGCGCCGCGGCCTTCGTGCCGGACGTGGACACCATCTTCGAGATCGGCGGCCAGGACTCCAAGTACATCTCGCTGCGCGACGGCACCATCGTGGACTTCGAGATGAACAAGGCCTGCGCCGCGGGCACCGGCTCCTTCCTCGAGGAGCAGGCCGAGAAGCTCGGCATCGCCATCAAGGGCGAGTTCGCGGACATGGCCCTTTCCGCCGCCTCGCCCCGGCGCCTGGGCGAACGCTGCACCGTGTTCATGGAGAACTCCCTGCAGCAGGCCCTGGCCGGAGGCGGGGAGCGCGGCGACCTGCTGGCCGGGCTCGCCTACTCCATCGTGGAGAACTACCTCGGCCGCGTGGTCCTCGGCCGCGCCGTGGGCGAGAACGTCCTCTTCCAGGGCGGCACCGCCTTCAACAAGGCCGTGGTCGCGGCCTTCGAGAAGCGCCTCGGCCGCCCGGTCGTGGTCCCGCCCCACCACGACGTCACCGGCGCCATCGGCATGGCCCTCATCGCGCGCGACCACATGCAGGCCAGGAAGAATCCCGAGTCCTCGACCTTCAAGGGCTGGGATCTGGCGCGCATCCCCTACAGCCTGATGTCGTTCCAGTGCGCCGAGTGCGACAACCGCTGCGAGATCAACCGCGTGACCCTGGAGGGCCGCCCGGAAAAGCTCTTCTACGGCGGGCGCTGCGAGAAGTACGACATCCGCCGCAAGCCCGGAAAGGGCGAGGACCTCTTCCAGTTCCGCGACCACGCCCTGCGCGCCGCCCACGAGGAGCGCGCCCGGGCCCACGCCGCCTCCGGCCGCGCGGCCCCGCGCGGGAAGATCGGACTGCCCATGGTCTTCTTCCTGCACGAGCGGCTGCCCTTCCTCTCCGCCGTCCTCTGGGAGCTGGGCTACGAGCCCGTGCTCTCGCCCGCCACCTCGCGCCGCGTGGTGGCCGGAGGCGTGGAGGCCGCCCTGGCCGACACCTGCTTCCCGGTCAAGGCCGCCCTGGGCCACGTGCGCGCCTTGGCCGACGCGGGGCTCGCCCGCCTCTTCATCCCGAGCTTCGTGGACCTGGCCGAGCCCGGCGGCTCGCGCGACGAGATCGAGGGCGCGGCCCAGGCCTGCCCCCTCACCCAGAGCTTTCCCTACCAGGCGCGCGCCTCCTTCGCCGACCTCGACATCGTGGCCCCCACGCTCAGCTTCCCCCTGGGCGACAAGGCCCTGGCCGGGGAGATCGCCGAAAGCCTCGGCGTGTCCGAGGCCGAGGCCCTTCGCGCCGTCAGGGCCGGGCACGCCGCCCAGGCCGAGTTCTCGCGCCGCATCCAGGACAAGGGGCGCAGCGTGCTGGCCAACCTCACCGGACGCGCCCTGGTCCTCGTGGGCAGGCCCTACAACGCCTTCGACGCGGGCATGAACCTGGGCATCCCCTCCAAGCTCGCGAGCCTCGAGGAGACAGCCATCCCCATGGATTTCCTGCCGCTGGACCCGGACGCGCCCGAGCACGCGCGCATGAGCGGACAACGCGGCGACCCCATGCCCGAGATGTACTGGCGCTCGGGCAGGCGCATCCTGGCCGCGGCCCGGCTGCTCAAGAAGGACCCGCGCCTCTTCCCGGTCTACATCGGCAACTTCTCCTGCGGCCCGGACTCCTTCATCCTGCACTTCTTCGCCGACGCCATGCGGCCCGACGCCTCCGGCAACGGCGACTCCCCCCAGGCCAAGCCCTGGCTGCACGTGGAGATCGACGAGCACAGCGCGGACGCCGGGGCCGTGACCCGGCTCGAGGCCTTCCTGGACAGCATCGGCGGCACCATCGCCGCCTCCGCCCCCACGGCGCACTCCCCGGGCGCCCGCACCGCCTCCGAAGTCCGCGGCCATGCGCCCCGCGCCGGGCGCGGTTCCTGGATCACGCGCAGGCGCGGCGCCGTGGGCCGCACCGTGCTCGTGCCGCCCATGTGCGACCACTCCCGCGCCCTGGCCGCCGCCTTCCGCCACTGCGGCCTCGAGGCGCGCGTCATGGACGACGCCGACGCCGACTCCCTGGCCCTGGCCTACCGCCACCTCTCCGGCAAGGAGTGCTACCCCTGCGCCGTGACCACGGCCCACATGCTGAAGGCCGCGCAGGCCCCGGACTTCGACCCGGCCCACACCGCCTTCTTCATGCCCGGCGGCTCCGGCCCCTGCCGCTTCGGCCTCTACAACGTGCTGCAGCGCCGCGTGCTCGACGCCGCCGGGCTCGAAGCGGCCGCCCTCTTCTCGCCCGTGCAGGGCCGCCGCCTCTACCACGAGCTCGGCATCGTGGGCCGCCGCTTCTCGCGGCGCGCCTGGGAAGGCATCGTGGCCTTCGACCTGCTCACCAAATGCCTGCACCAGTACCGGCCCGGCGAAGCCGAGCCCGGCAGCGCCGACGCCTTGTACGAGAAATTCGCCGCCCGCCTGGAACACGGCCTGTCCAACGGCGGCTGCGACCTGCCCGTCCTCGCCCGCGAGGCGGCCGAGGCCTTCCAGGCCCTGCCCCGCGACGACTCCCCAAGGCCCCTGGTCGGCGTGGTCGGCGAGATCTTCGTGCGCTCCTCCCGCTTCTCCAACGAGGACCTCGTCCGCCGCATCGAGGCCCTGGGAGGCCGCGCCTGGCTCGCGCCCATGGACGAATGGATCCTCTACGTCGGCTTCATCGCCCGCCGCCGGGCCAAGCTCGACCGCGACCTGCGCGGACTCCTCAAGCTCTGGCTCGAACAGCGCACCCAGGCCCGCATCGCCCACGCCCAGGAGCACGCCGCCGCCCCCCACCTGCCCACCGTGCCCGAACCGGACACCGAACGCGTGCTCGAATTCGCCGCGCCCTACCTGCGCGACACCTTCGAGGGCGAGGCCGTGCTCACCGTGGGCAAGTCCGTGGACATGATCAAACGAGGCGCGCGCGGCATCGTCAACGCCATCCCCTTCGGCTGCATGCCCGGCACCGTGGCCCAGGCCATGCTCCGTCGCGTCTCCGAGGAACACGGCGTCCCCGCCATCACCCTGCCCTTCGACGGCACCCCCCAGCCCGCCTCGGCCCTGGCCCTGGAAACCTTCATGGAGCAGTGCAGGCGGGTCTGA
- a CDS encoding N-acetyltransferase, translating to MNHTTKDTEPAAPGLAIALLGTAPGDGDAVRAMLCDLLVEAVEHGASVTFMHPLAAGEARRFWDDTLAAAARGERLVLGAFDGPLLVGTVTLRLDVPENQRHRAEVVKLLTRVSHRGRGVATSLMRALEEHAAARGCTLLVLDTAADGGASRLYEKLGYILLGEIPDYALTPRGNMTAARFYWKRIGPAAEGAPAS from the coding sequence ATGAACCACACGACGAAAGATACGGAACCGGCCGCACCGGGCCTGGCCATCGCGCTTCTGGGCACCGCGCCCGGCGACGGGGATGCGGTTCGCGCCATGCTCTGCGACCTCCTCGTGGAGGCCGTGGAGCACGGCGCCTCGGTGACCTTCATGCATCCGCTCGCGGCCGGAGAGGCCAGACGATTCTGGGACGACACGCTCGCGGCCGCGGCACGGGGCGAACGGCTGGTGCTCGGCGCCTTCGACGGTCCGCTCCTCGTGGGCACGGTGACCCTGCGCCTGGACGTCCCGGAGAACCAGCGGCACCGCGCCGAGGTGGTGAAGCTCCTGACCCGCGTGAGCCACCGCGGCCGGGGGGTGGCCACCTCGCTCATGCGCGCGCTGGAGGAGCACGCCGCGGCGCGCGGCTGCACGCTCCTGGTGCTGGACACCGCGGCCGACGGCGGGGCTTCCCGGCTCTACGAGAAGCTCGGCTACATCCTGCTCGGCGAGATCCCGGACTACGCCCTGACGCCCAGGGGAAACATGACCGCGGCCCGCTTCTACTGGAAGCGCATCGGCCCCGCCGCGGAGGGCGCCCCGGCCTCCTGA
- a CDS encoding insulinase family protein, with amino-acid sequence MSHGFTLLREENVPEIQSTARIYRHDATGARLLSVIAPDENKVFGIAFRTPPRDSTGVAHILEHSVLCGSRKYPVKEPFVELLKGSLQTFLNAFTYPDKTCYPVASANLQDFYNLVDVYLDAVFYPRITEHIFKQEGWHYELDAPEGPLSYKGVVFNEMKGAYSSPDSVLAELSQQSIFPDTTYGLDSGGDPERIPDLTFAQFTDFHRTYYHPANAWMYFYGDDDPEERLRLLAAYLDEYGPLEVDSEVRPQPRLPEPRRIERGYAAAEDGGKAMATLNWLLPETVETEANLALRVLEEILLGMPSSPLRKALLDSGLGEDVTGGLETELRHMYFSVGLKGLDPVTASESQARMEEIVARVLSGLADTGIPSDLLEAALNTVEFAFRENNTGRFPRGLALWLRSLSTGLYGGDPLALISFEAPLAALKMRLASGEKVFENMLREHFLDNPHRSGVLLTPDPELLALRERIEGERLRAVLDAMDDAARARTMAEAKALQEEQAAADSPEALASIPMLGRDDLPRENRRIPGDLSVYRGARLLAHDLPTTGIAYLDVGFSMASLPREHLPLVPLFGRALLEMGTAKDDFTSLTRRIARVTGGMGALPLTATVRGEEKTASWLFMRGKATAEKAAEMAELFHDVLLTARFDDPERFRQMLLEEKARTEQRMVPAGHGFVSSRLAARFTTAGLVSEMMGGVDYLFTLRRLLDALETQWPQTLETLESIRRTLLTQGARMINLTADETARSALEPGLNALIDALPQARTKELAWKPKPFPAAEGLTIPAQVNYVGKGVNLKSLGIEPGRAAPAVSRWLRAAYLWDRVRVQGGAYGAFCSYDEVSGNLFMVSYRDPNLKKTLATYDATAAYLEKLELSQAELDKAVVGAIGDIDSYQLPDAKGFTSLARLLTGRTEEELQERREAILGSTIKDFRDFAQAAAALRDHGQTVVMGPEDGMKAADLGLKLTRVL; translated from the coding sequence ATGTCACACGGCTTCACGCTGCTTCGCGAGGAAAACGTTCCCGAGATCCAGTCCACCGCGCGCATCTACCGCCACGACGCCACCGGCGCCCGCCTGCTCTCCGTGATCGCCCCGGACGAGAACAAGGTCTTCGGCATCGCCTTCCGCACCCCGCCCAGGGACTCCACGGGCGTGGCCCACATCCTGGAGCACTCCGTGCTCTGCGGCTCGCGCAAGTACCCGGTCAAGGAACCCTTCGTGGAACTGCTCAAGGGCTCGCTGCAGACCTTCCTGAACGCCTTCACCTACCCGGACAAGACCTGCTACCCCGTGGCCAGCGCCAACCTGCAGGACTTCTACAACCTCGTCGACGTCTACCTCGACGCGGTCTTCTACCCCCGCATCACCGAGCACATCTTCAAGCAGGAGGGCTGGCACTACGAGCTCGACGCTCCCGAGGGCCCCCTCTCCTACAAGGGCGTGGTCTTCAACGAGATGAAAGGCGCCTACTCCTCGCCCGACTCGGTCCTGGCCGAGCTCTCGCAGCAGTCCATCTTCCCGGACACCACCTACGGCCTGGACTCCGGCGGCGACCCCGAGCGCATCCCGGACCTGACCTTCGCGCAGTTCACGGACTTCCACCGCACCTACTACCATCCGGCCAACGCCTGGATGTACTTCTACGGCGACGACGACCCCGAGGAGCGCCTGCGCCTCCTCGCCGCCTACCTCGACGAGTACGGCCCCCTGGAGGTCGATTCCGAGGTCAGGCCCCAGCCGCGCCTCCCCGAGCCCCGGCGCATCGAGCGCGGCTACGCCGCGGCCGAGGACGGCGGCAAGGCCATGGCCACCCTCAACTGGCTCCTGCCCGAGACCGTGGAGACCGAGGCCAACCTGGCCTTGCGCGTGCTCGAGGAGATCCTCCTCGGCATGCCCTCCTCGCCGCTGCGCAAGGCGCTGCTCGACTCGGGCCTGGGCGAGGACGTGACCGGCGGGCTGGAGACCGAGCTGCGCCACATGTACTTCTCCGTGGGGCTCAAGGGCCTCGATCCCGTGACCGCGTCCGAGTCCCAGGCGCGCATGGAGGAGATCGTCGCCCGCGTGCTCTCCGGCCTCGCGGACACCGGCATCCCCAGCGACCTCCTCGAGGCAGCCCTGAACACCGTGGAGTTCGCCTTCCGCGAGAACAACACCGGCCGCTTCCCGCGCGGCCTGGCGCTGTGGCTCAGAAGCCTCTCCACCGGCCTTTACGGCGGCGATCCCCTGGCCCTCATCTCCTTCGAGGCCCCGCTGGCCGCGCTCAAGATGCGCCTGGCCTCGGGCGAGAAGGTCTTCGAGAACATGCTGCGCGAGCACTTCCTGGACAACCCCCACCGCTCCGGCGTGCTGCTCACGCCCGACCCCGAGCTCCTCGCCCTGCGCGAGCGCATCGAGGGCGAACGGCTGCGCGCCGTGCTGGACGCCATGGACGACGCCGCCCGCGCCCGCACCATGGCCGAGGCCAAGGCGCTGCAGGAGGAGCAGGCCGCGGCCGACTCGCCCGAAGCCCTGGCCTCCATCCCCATGCTCGGCCGCGACGACCTGCCGCGCGAGAACCGCCGCATCCCCGGCGACCTCTCCGTGTACCGCGGCGCGCGCCTGCTCGCGCACGACCTGCCCACCACGGGCATCGCCTACCTCGACGTCGGCTTCTCCATGGCCTCCCTGCCGCGCGAGCACCTCCCCCTCGTGCCCCTCTTCGGCCGCGCGCTGCTCGAGATGGGCACCGCCAAGGACGACTTCACGAGCCTCACGCGGCGCATCGCCCGCGTCACCGGCGGCATGGGCGCCCTGCCCCTGACCGCCACCGTGCGCGGCGAGGAGAAGACCGCCTCCTGGCTCTTCATGCGCGGCAAGGCCACGGCCGAAAAGGCCGCCGAAATGGCCGAACTCTTCCACGACGTGCTGCTCACCGCGCGCTTCGACGACCCCGAGCGCTTCAGGCAGATGCTCCTCGAGGAAAAAGCCCGCACCGAACAGCGCATGGTGCCCGCCGGACACGGCTTCGTCTCCTCGCGCCTGGCCGCGCGCTTCACCACCGCCGGGCTGGTCTCGGAGATGATGGGCGGCGTGGACTACCTCTTCACCCTGCGCCGCCTGCTCGATGCCCTGGAGACCCAGTGGCCCCAGACCCTGGAGACCCTCGAGTCCATCCGCAGGACGCTCCTCACCCAGGGCGCGCGCATGATCAACCTGACCGCGGACGAGACCGCGCGCAGCGCCCTCGAACCCGGCCTCAACGCCCTCATCGACGCCCTGCCCCAGGCCAGGACCAAGGAGCTCGCCTGGAAGCCCAAGCCCTTCCCCGCGGCCGAAGGGCTGACCATCCCCGCCCAGGTCAACTACGTGGGCAAGGGCGTGAACCTGAAGAGCCTCGGCATCGAGCCCGGCCGCGCCGCACCGGCGGTCTCCCGCTGGCTGCGCGCCGCCTACCTCTGGGACCGCGTGCGCGTGCAGGGCGGCGCCTACGGCGCCTTCTGCTCCTACGACGAGGTCTCCGGAAACCTGTTCATGGTCTCCTACCGCGACCCGAACCTCAAAAAGACCCTCGCCACCTACGACGCCACCGCCGCCTACCTCGAAAAGCTCGAACTCTCCCAGGCCGAGCTCGACAAGGCCGTGGTCGGCGCCATCGGCGACATCGACTCCTACCAGCTGCCCGACGCCAAGGGCTTCACCTCGCTGGCGCGCCTGCTCACCGGCCGCACCGAGGAAGAGCTCCAGGAACGCCGTGAGGCCATCCTGGGCAGCACCATCAAGGACTTCCGCGACTTCGCACAGGCCGCCGCGGCGCTGCGCGACCACGGCCAGACCGTGGTCATGGGCCCCGAAGACGGCATGAAGGCCGCCGACCTCGGCCTGAAGCTGACGCGCGTCCTGTAG
- a CDS encoding geranylgeranyl reductase family protein, whose translation MHDLAIAGAGPAGASAARAAARAGLSVLLFDKDRFPRPKPCGGALSEHAVKALDFPLPDDLIERDYHGGLLCIDARRTLAAPPWRTGVLVTRERFDALLVDKAREAGAEVREGVKVLGFAEDGEGVRLRTSAGEARARLLLVCEGASGRLKHAVRPPDSPHEYNYCVCADVPNAPDSAPGAAVSGKPLVLHFGICRVSYGWVFPRRTDSSVGMGELGTERRKAVAHLMELLRAHGVERPVRLQGHKIPMGGVDRPVYRGRALLAGDAGGFADPLLGEGISHAIRTGQMAAKAVAEALAAGDPLAAGPLFEQLTRPLHEELRHALRLVRALEHAPRHLYKAMLSDKKTVLRYVDILAGRCTYREFNRYLKRRMPWYLLRMLWA comes from the coding sequence ATGCACGATCTCGCCATAGCAGGTGCCGGACCCGCCGGAGCCTCTGCGGCGCGGGCCGCTGCCCGTGCCGGGCTCTCCGTGCTGCTCTTCGACAAGGACCGCTTCCCGAGGCCCAAGCCCTGCGGCGGCGCCCTCTCCGAGCACGCCGTCAAGGCCCTGGACTTCCCCCTGCCCGACGACCTGATCGAGCGCGACTACCACGGCGGGCTTTTGTGCATCGACGCCCGCCGCACCCTGGCCGCGCCGCCGTGGCGCACGGGCGTGCTGGTCACGCGGGAGCGTTTCGACGCCCTGCTGGTGGACAAGGCGCGCGAGGCCGGGGCCGAGGTGCGCGAGGGCGTGAAGGTGCTCGGCTTCGCCGAGGACGGGGAGGGGGTCAGGCTCCGGACCTCGGCGGGCGAGGCGCGGGCGCGCCTGCTGCTCGTGTGCGAGGGGGCGTCCGGCCGCCTCAAGCACGCCGTGCGTCCCCCGGACTCGCCGCACGAGTACAACTACTGCGTCTGCGCCGACGTGCCCAACGCTCCGGACTCCGCGCCCGGCGCCGCTGTCTCCGGCAAGCCCCTGGTGCTTCATTTCGGCATCTGCCGCGTGAGCTACGGCTGGGTCTTCCCCAGGCGCACGGACTCCTCCGTGGGCATGGGCGAGCTGGGCACCGAGCGCCGCAAGGCCGTGGCCCATCTCATGGAGCTTCTGCGCGCCCACGGCGTGGAGAGGCCCGTGCGCCTGCAGGGCCACAAGATCCCCATGGGCGGGGTGGACCGGCCCGTCTACCGGGGCCGGGCCCTGCTCGCGGGGGACGCGGGCGGCTTCGCCGACCCGCTGCTCGGCGAGGGCATCTCCCACGCCATCCGCACGGGCCAGATGGCGGCGAAGGCGGTGGCAGAGGCCCTCGCCGCGGGCGATCCCCTCGCGGCCGGGCCGCTCTTCGAGCAGCTGACCCGCCCGCTGCACGAGGAGCTGCGCCACGCCCTGCGCCTCGTGCGCGCCCTGGAACACGCCCCCCGCCACCTGTACAAGGCCATGCTCTCGGACAAAAAGACCGTGCTGCGCTACGTGGACATCCTGGCCGGGCGCTGCACCTACCGCGAGTTCAATCGCTATCTGAAGCGGCGCATGCCCTGGTACCTGCTGCGCATGCTCTGGGCCTGA